The Coregonus clupeaformis isolate EN_2021a chromosome 6, ASM2061545v1, whole genome shotgun sequence genome has a segment encoding these proteins:
- the LOC121560183 gene encoding serine/threonine-protein kinase Nek8, with product MEKYEKIKVVGRGAFGIVHLCRRRSDGAFVILKEIPVEQMSRDERLAAQNECQVLKLLNHPNIIEYYENFLEDKALMIAMEYAPGGTLADYIQKRCNSLLDEDTILHFFVQILLALYHVHNKLILHRDLKTQNILLDKHQMIVKIGDFGISKILVSKSKAYTVVGTPCYISPELCEGKPYNQKSDIWALGCVLYELASLKRAFEAANLPALVLKIMSGTFAPISDRYSPELRQLIMNMLNLDPSKRPQLNEIMAHPVCIRPLLNLYTDIGNVKMRRIEKPMSTVQSGGHGRPGGRITGTRSFRDGRMGTGKLHSLPLSSVYTWGSGISAPLRLPMLNTEVLQVALGRTQKMGVTKSGRLITWEAPSVGSGEPTLPDAVEQMQPQLISRFLEGQSGVTIKSVSCGDLFTTCMTDRGIIMTFGSGSNGCLGHGNFNDVTQPKIVEALLGYELVQVSCGASHVLAVTNDREVFSWGRGDNGRLGMGTLDSHNSPQQVCVPGEFEAHRVLCGVDCSMVISTHNSILACGSNRFNKLGLDKINAAEEPAPCDQIEEVHSFSPVQSAPLNVDKVVYFDIGTAHSVAVTEKGKCFTFGSNQHGQLGCSSRRTSRVPYTVPGLQGITMAACGDAFTLAIGSEGEVYTWGKGARGRLGRKEEDSGIPKAVQLDESHPFTVTSVACCHGNTLLAVKLNILPITFLLKKIM from the exons atggagaagtATGAGAAAATCAAAGTGGTCGGAAGAGGAGCTTTTGG GATAGTGCACCTGTGTCGCCGGCGCAGTGACGGGGCCTTTGTGATCCTGAAGGAGATCCCAGTAGAGCAGATGTCCCGTGATGAACGCCTCGCTGCCCAGAACGAGTGCCAGGTGCTGAAGCTGCTCAACCACCCCAACATCATAGAGTACTATGAGAACTTCCTGGAGGACAAGGCTCTGATGATCGCTATGGAATATGCACCAG GTGGAACCCTAGCCGACTACATTCAGAAGCGCTGTAACTCCCTGCTGGATGAGGACACCATCCTGCACTTCTTTGTCCAGATCCTGCTGGCCCTGTACCACGTGCACAACAAGCTCATCCTACACCGCGACCTGAAGACCCAGAACATTCTGCTTGACAAGCATCAAATGATCGTCAAAATAGGTGACTTTGGAATCTCCAAAATCCTAGTCAGCAAGAGCAAAGCCTACACT GTGGTGGGGACCCCATGCTACATCTCTCCAGAGCTGTGTGAGGGGAAGCCCTACAACCAGAAGAGTGATATCTGGGCCCTGGGCTGTGTTCTATATGAGCTAGCCAGCCTCAAGAGAGCTTTCGAGGCTGCT AACCTACCTGCCCTAGTGTTGAAGATCATGAGCGGTACCTTTGCCCCGATCTCAGACCGGTACAGTCCAGAACTCAGGCAGCTCATCATGAACATGCTCAATCTGGACCCGTCCAAACGCCCACAGCTCAATGAGATCATGGCCCACCCTGTTTGCATCAGACCCCTGCTCAACCTCTACACTGATATAGGCAATGTCAAAATGCGTAG AATCGAGAAACCAATGTCCACCGTGCAGTCAGGAGGTCATGGTAGACCAGGAGGGCGAATTACCGGCACAAGGTCATTCAGAG ATGGACGGATGGGAACAGGAAAGTTGCACTCCCTCCCCCTGTCATCAGTGTACACATGGGGCAGTGGCATCTCTGCGCCCCTGCGTCTACCCATGCTCAACACAGAGGTGCTGCAGGTGGCCCTGGGACGCACACAGAAGATGGGCGTTACCAAGTCAGGCCGACTCATCACCTGGGAG GCTCCATCAGTAGGATCAGGTGAGCCCACTCTGCCTGATGCAGTGGAACAGATGCAGCCGCAGTTAATCTCTCGCTTCCTGGAGGGCCAGTCTGGAGTCACCATCAAGTCTGTGTCCTGTGGGGATCTCTTTACCACCTGTATGACAG ACCGAGGTATTATTATGACGTTTGGAAGCGGAAGCAATGGCTGTCTCGGACATGGGAATTTTAATGACGTAACACAG CCCAAGATCGTGGAGGCCTTACTTGGATATGAGCTGGTCCAGGTGTCATGTGGTGCTTCCCATGTGCTTGCTGTGACCAATGACAGAGAAGTATTCTCCTGGGGAAGAGGAGACAATG GTCGCCTGGGGATGGGCACCCTGGACTCCCACAACTCTCCCCAGCAGGTGTGTGTACCAGGGGAGTTTGAGGCCCACAGGGTGCTGTGTGGAGTGGATTGCTCCATGGTTATCAGCACCCACAACAGCATTCTGGCCTGTGGCAGCAACAG GTTCAACAAGCTGGGGTTGGATAAGATCAACGCTGCAGAGGAGCCAGCCCCCTGTGACCAGATTGAAGAAGTCCACTCGTTTAGTCCTGTCCAATCAGCACCGCTGAACGTGGACAAGGTTGTTTACTTTGACATTGGAACAGCCCACTCTGTTGCCGTCACAG AGAAGGGTAAGTGTTTCACGTTTGGCAGTAACCAGCATGGTCAGCTGGGCTGTAGCTCCCGCCGAACCAGTCGTGTGCCCTACACGGTGCCGGGCCTACAGGGCATCACCATGGCAGCCTGTGGGGATGCCTTCACTCTGGCCATTGGATCAG AAGGGGAGGTGTATACCTGGGGAAAGGGGGCCCGTGGCCGCCTCGGAAGGAAAGAGGAGGATTCTGGGATACCGAAGGCAGTGCAGCTCGACGAGAGCCACCCGTTCACGGTGACGTCGGTGGCCTGTTGTCATGGCAACACTCTGCTGGCAGTGAAACTAAATATTTTACCTATTACCTTTTTGTTAAAGAAAATTATGTGA